ATTGTTGTTCTTTTTGTGTTGAATTTCATCCTTTCACTATGCATCTTTGTTTGTGGTTGCAATACCcgaaacaattttcttaaaaacctaTTTACTGATTTATGCAACTCAAATCGGTTTAAACTGTTTTAAAATCAACCTAAATTGGTCTAAATCAATCtaaattgatataaataaattgttctaaatctattaaaataaacaataatattagtcAAATACACAAATTTgtctagtttattttttatatgtaatttgATAACttgtcaaaataattttataattaaatccaTTTAatgtaaatgtaaaataaaattaaaaaaaataaataatagtttttaacatttttgtaGTGACAATGCAAGCTCAAAAGGAAGCTCCTTCGGATATGCAGTGCAAGGACAAGTTTCTGCTTCAAGGTGTAACTGCTAGTCCTGGTATCACGGCCAAGGATGTTACTCCTGAGATGGTACTAATGATTcacatttgtttatttttttttagtggaTTATGGATAATcacatttttggtttttttcttctaatgaAACTTTGCAGTTTAGCAAAGAGGCTGGGTATCTGGTTGAGGAGACTAAGCTGAGAGTTACTTATGTTGCTCCACCACAACCACCATCACCTGTCCATGAAGGTTCCGAAGAGGGCTCTTCACCAAGGGCTTCAGTTTCTGATAACGGACAGGCTTCTGAATTTTCTGTAAGTCAGGGGTCTGGTTGATGTAACATTTCCTATTTACTTAATTGTAGATTCTCATGTGTGTTTTGATTTTAGTTTCAGAGATTTAGCGCAGACAAGGTTGAACCTCAAGAAGGCACATCTGAGGTATATtcatagttctttttttaaccATCAAAACTATATCAAATTTATCTGTTGCAGTCAGGTTTTctattagtttttagttttacaaATCTTAGTGTCATTAGTTACAACTTTGGAACTACTTTTTTGTGGAAAGTTGGCTTTAAAAGCTGATGTATTAGGTAgggaatctttctttttttgtttgttgattaGTTTAAAGGTTAATTACACTTTTAGAACCCAGTCAAGTCCTCAAGCCGCCCATTACTTATTTATCAGTTTATGGATGCTTTTGCATATTTTAATATGTACAATATCCACTAGATCTAACTAGACACTCAGATACCAGGAAAGTCAAGTCATTCTATAATTTTTCTGTTAAGAGCTGAGTTTTGTGTGATTTCAGGCAAGAGCTCTCATCACAAAGCTAACCGAGGAAAAACAGTCTGCCATTCAACTCAACAACAAACTTCAAAGAGAGCTGGTAAAAGAACTTTCGCTTGGCtccttatttttaaatcttGGTTTAGATGTTGAGTTTGATTTCTGACAAAGAGTTGGTTGATGTGCAGGAGCAACTGAGACGTGACAGCAAGAGAAGCCAAAGTGGTATCCCTTTGATGTACGTTCTTCTGTTCGGACTAATCGGTCTGATTTTGGGATACATTATGAAGAGCACATAACCACCACCTCGAGTTCTTAGTCCCACACACACCGCCACAGACTTATTTTTAACTCAATTCTCGAGTCAGacattttctctctctgtaTTTGACAAATGTCACCTAAAAAAGGTGCTTCTAAATGATTTGTGTTACGGTAGTAAAAGCTTCATAACTCAGTTTGCTTTGTTTTTAACTTTCTTTATTTGTAATCCAAAACCTTTTGGTGCTGAGTACTTTACCAGCTTCAATGGCAGAAAATTTAATGTGCGAGATGCTGAAAAAGTCATAGTTTATGACACTAGAGATGGTAAACGTGACAAAGATTATACCAGCTATGTATTTCAACAGTAAAAACATGGTATATGGTAGTTAACGTGCTTGACATGCATCATCATCAATGTTCGGTTGATTTGGTAATTGGTATGAGACTAGGAAGAAGAATGGTGAAGTTGTTCATGGTTTGAAGCTCAAATGGTGCCTTTAAACATTTAAGACAAAGAGATGCAGAAAGACTCTAATAGAGAAAGAGGGTTAGATAAGTTCACGCGACAACAAAAGGCGCGTAGAGCTCGCTCATAACCTCCTCCCGTCGTTACCACCACCACACTATTATCTCTCTACTCGCCGAGATTAGATTCACCGAATCACAATCCTCTCAACTTCTCTCTCCTTCCACCATGCGGAGACTTCTTCTTGTTTCGTAAAGATCCTTCCTTTTTCAATCTCCGATTCCAAAAATGGCGCCTTTTGTTGAAGTATGCAGGTACTACAAGCCTCTACCATTCCAATGTCCTTGCCGTTCCTCTCCTACAAACTCTCTAATCCTTCCCCATCTCTCCCTAAAGTACTCTAATTTGCGTCTCCTCGCTTCCAAACCATCCTCTCATCCTCGCTTCAACGGAATCTCATTTAACCGAAGCCGTGTCATCACCGCCGTTGCTCGAGTTGAATCAGAGCATCTGGGTGACGATAGCAACTCAAAGGAGGTAACTTTATGCTTCTTTCTTACCCTTAGCAACTCAAAGGAGATACCTTTATGCTTCTTTCTTGATGGCTTGAGCTCTTACTGACATTACTATGTCATttaggaagaagaaagagataaagAAGTGCAAAATGTGGAGGAAGATTCGAGTTTAGATCAACAGAAGGAGAAGTCAAGAAGCCAGTTCAAGAAGAGGGTAGTGTTCGGTCTAGGGATAGGTTTGTCTGTGGGAGGTGTTGTGTTAGCTGGAGGATGGGTTTTCACCTTAGCGCTAGCAGCTGCGGTGCTTCTAAGTGCTCGAGAGTATTTCGAGTTAGTGAGAAGCAAAGGAATCGCTCAAGGAATGACACCTCCTCCTCGTTACCTGTCTAGAGTCTGCTCAGTTATTTGTGCCCTTATGCCCATACTCACATTGTGAGTTAGTAGTAGCTTTCATTCACTCACTCACTTTCAACTCTTTTTTCTCCTTGTTCTGATTTAAAAAGGTTTTGAGATCTTTGTAGGTACTTTGGTCATATAGATATCGCGGTGACGTCAGCTGCGTTTGTGGTTGCGATGGCGTTGTTGTTGCAAAGAGGAAGAAACCCGCGTTTCTCTCAGCTGAGTAGTACTATGTTCGGGTTGTTTTACTGTGGCTATCTTCCTTGTTTCTGGGTTAAGCTGCGTTGTGGTCTTACTGCTCCTGTTCTTGGAAGAAGCTGGCCAGTTCTCCTCGGTGGTCAAGGGCATTGGACTGTTGGACTAGTGGCGATATTGGTTTCGTTTTGCGGTATCATTGCCTCGGATACGTTTGCTTTTCTTGGTGGCAAGGTAATGTCTCTGATGCAGTTTAGTTCTAATAACACATTTGTTTTGTGGTGATTCTTATTGTAAAGAAGTTTCAGGCGTTTGGGAAGACTCCGCTTATAAGCATTAGTCCAAAGAAGACATGGGAAGGAGCAGTTGCAGGACTTGTTGGTTGTATTACCATTACCGTTTTACTCTCCAAGTCTTTGTCATGGCCTCAGCCTCTTGTCAGCACGATAGCTTTTGGGGTTCTTAACTTCTTAGGATCGGTGTTTGGTGACTTAACCGAGTCAATGATCAAACGTGATGCGGGTGTCAAAGACTCCGGTTCACTCATCCCTGGTCACGGTAGTTATAAACCATTTccggtttttttatttttggtctaGCAGTATTGCTCTATATAACCGGTTAGTGTGTGTAATTGCAGGTGGAATATTGGACAGAGTTGATAGTTACATATTCACTGGTGCGTTAGCCTACTCCTTCGTAAGGCTTCATGGAGTTTGATTCTACCATTGTTATAGCTTCAAGAACACTTACAAAGCGGCGCATTTTCCTTCTCCACGAAAGTGAAATTCAAGAAATGGATAGAGTACAATGATGGTGATGTGACTGTAGAAAATTCTGGTGGTGAGCTTCCGGTTTATTGTTTGATTGAACCggtacagatttttttttggttcaatgtGAGTACCGTTTCAGGAGGCGAATTCTCGGGTTATTTCATTAGAGTTTCATTTCAGTTTTTCCCAATCAGACTTTTTAGTTTCGAGTTGTTAGAATGACTCGACATTTCCTGGCCAGGCCCACGGTTAGTGTTGGGCTTTAACGAGACAGTGGTGGGTTTTGTTTGTTTGCGTTAAAGGACAAATCACATGGGGAGGAGACACGTGTCGAAATTAACGGCAATGGCGGCTTCGGGTTGCGGTTAGGGCACGATCTTTTGCAAACATAAAAACAGAGCGGTGATGGTCCAAGCACACTTGTCTGCTGCTTTGCTAAAATGGTCCCATACGTTCTttactctcttcttttctttcccATCTTCATAATGTTTTCTTCTCCCATGTCAACGACTCctgtaaaaataattatatatacccTAATGTCTAATCAAATGCATTATTTGACAAAACGCCCAAATATATACGATTTCGGATTCGTCCTCTCTCGCATAGGGATGTAACAAATTTGTATCATGTATAGATATGCCTTCTAAgttccaaataaaacaaaatctttctACTCTCTCGCATCGGGATGTAACAAAATTGTCTCATGCCTTCTAAgttccaaataaaacaaaatctttctCTTTCAAACGGTTTTTGGTGTGCTTCCGGAAAGTATCCGATCTCATGAATAATCAAACACGTTTTCTGCCACCGCCATCTGATAAATTCAATGAACGGAAGTCATGGGCCAAGAAGGTCTTATCGTGTTTGTAAGGTTCAGAGTCAGATTTTTCAAACATTTCACTATTGAACTACAAGGTTTTAGTGCGTTTGTGAGACGTTGGTCATGTTTTCGAACCATTAACTTCAAATATGTTATCTGTACCGGAGTACAGTTAAAcagatatataataatgttgcATGACTTTAACCATATATAGTAAGTGCTAGTTTTATCTTGTTTGTTGAAATTATAAATGCAAGATATTTCTTTTCTAATAGGGTCCTTCGAGGTGACAGTTCTTTGGCCATTGATTTTGGAATGTTAAGAAAAGGATCGATAAACCAAGTTTGTGGATCAAATCAGTAATAGCATGGATCGAATTTTGATAGCATTGATCATATTATGATAGCATGTTAAATTAGATGGGTTTTCAACCTAAAAATAACCATTAATGAATGATTATTTTATCTATCTTATatactatttaatattttaatttaagttCCAATATGCATGTTTGAAACTCTATCTTTAGTAGAAGTACATCCagacatataaaatacatattttggtTAGACTTCTGGGGCTTTAGCAGACACTATATATCCGACCAGTATCCACTTGTTGATAACATCAAACTGTGTCCGTTGGTAATTAGAAGCGTGGAAATTATTACTTTATTAGCATTATATCATACTTTATAATTGCTATAAACTATAAAGTCATCGTAATGCAACAAAATAGCTAGGTAGTTATAACGTCACTGTGTTCACGTAGACATTAACAACTGAACATGTATCATGTATACAGTTGACCGATATATCTAAATGTTAATTATCTTATGTAATAATACATAGACCAAACAAAATCAATCACAGTCAAGACGGTTGCTTACTTGGTAGTTATTGTAACAATTAGACACATAATATCTTATCATACATGGTGTTGGTTCTGTtggattttgaataaaatttgttAAGTCAATGAAAGCCATGCATACAATGAAATAAAACTAGCAAGGactctttttaaaaatcttgGAACATAATGACTCACTTAGTTCAAGGTTTTTGTAGAAACAAAACTGCAAGCATTGATAAGATCCGTAATCTGCTTCTATTTCCCGTTTCACATGTTACAATTAATTATGCAAATTTCGGAAAATGTAGTTTTCACCTGTCAGAAGTGAAACAATCCGTTTGAAGAATGTTTGGCGGAAAAAGTCTGCTTGCCTTTTTGTTAATCGCTACTAAAATATCGACCTTTATGCGGATGGTATGTTTCCAAGAAATACACACATGAAGATACATTTAAGTGAATTAAATAATGAGTTATTAGGAGACAAAGTTAGCTAGGTAGCGCAAAACCATGCAAAGTGTTTGAAGGCCTCAACGTAGAGACAAAGAGGTAAGAGATTTAAAACCTCTTGGGATAAACAACGAAGCATATGcatcaaaaccctaatcctcCTTTTTGCATGTTCCGATGGGTAGCTAGATTTTAGGTCTATATTATTAATacgtaatataaaatatacataaaatctTATTAAGCGGTCAGTCTGAGGAGGCTATAATTACGAGAGAGAAGACACAAGTTTGTATTTTCACTTTCGCTTGGACGTTTTCTCTGGTTAGGGTCGGTGGATTCTTCAGACAGAAGAGGGGCCACATGAACACCATAATCTGACCTTCTctactcttttcttcttctcacccATACATTTGCATgttctctctttctcctctATCATCGACGACTCTTAGtttatctctttctctctctatcaatATCTTCATTTATTACACGATCTCTCTGTCTTATGCATTTATAACAATCACGATATCTTCAAACCGTCATATCTCTTTCTAGCTCTATATATTGGTCGGCAACTGTCGATTGGTTATAGCCATCTCTTTTTTAGTTCTATTACTCGTCGTGGATATGTTGAGGACTagttgtttctatttctttgttattgtttttgtcATCCTTTCTCGGACTTACTTATGCGAGGCTCGCCATCTTGCACCCAtggagaagaagcttcatgtgAATCGCGATAACTTAATTGCGAAGGTAAGcccctttgatttttttttttttaaatagtagtGTGCCTGTGTTGTTTTGAATGATGTTAGGGTTTGTTCGTGTATGTGCAATAAATTGTAGGGTATATTCGTAAGAAAACAGTTTTGACTAATTCACATGCGCATATATAGTACAACAAAACACGGATTTGACTATTTCCTGATCGTCGAGATGTTAATATTCACATGTGTAAGTGCAACCGGTTCATTTGTGTATGAGGTTGTGTTAACTTTAAATATGCATGTTTTATTTATAGCTGACTGAATTTCATATTACCAAATACACTTTACAgtgaagatttatttttcggtAGGGTCCGTCCAAACGTACTAGTAGCAATAAGAACTTTGGGTTTCAAGTAGTGTCGCCAGTTGCACTTATGTTTCATCAAATCTCCTGTATTTGTAATAGGGTTTTATTGAACATAAAATGTGTAGTTAGTTTAATTCTATAGAACAATAATTAAACAGAAAACTAATTGAACACATTATTTCATACAACGATATTAATTCCTTTTCCATGGCACAGAACAACGAAGAGATTAAAAAGCTAGAAGTCCCGTCGACAAACAACACGAAAACCATATCAAGCGAAGCACCGATCAAACATGCCGTAGGTGATCATGGCGAGATCATTGATAAGAATACGAAGGACGATTGCAGAGTAAACCGAGCTTCACTAGTCAAAACAAGTGTGTCGTCAAAAAGAGTCTCAAGAACTTGGAAAGTTCCCAAATATTCAAAGAAGCTGCCTAGGTCGGATCAGGAACATCCTGGATTCAATCTTGATTATATGCAGCCCACTACGCACCCACCTCATCATAATTAACCTTATAGTGATCAAGTTTCCATAttgtgatttatatatatacaataattttaagTCACGCGAAGAATGTCGTCCACATTTTAACTCTTTCAATATATGGTCACAAACGACCTAGTTATAAGCTTATAACAAAAAAGATTATGTAAAATTAGTTAGAAAACAGGTTCTTGATATTTGTTCAATACACGCTTTCGCGCGCATACATCAATAACGATGCACTATATATATTTACGCGTCTTTACATGCACTTACATGTGACCTTTGTTGTTATTTTTTCGTTTGTTTGTTAGGGCATCTCTAACtctactttatttttttctctaaaatggaataaaagtgaatatggaaTAAGGAATACTCCAACTCAACTCCATATTTCACTCCATAAtaaaatttactccataaatggagtaatcaattttttgtttgttcatcactccattatggAGTGGATAATGGAGTAGAGTTGGAGcaattttactccattttcacttttactctattttggataaaaaatggagttatacattggagatgctcttaaaaTCATTTGCTGAATTGTTGTGATACAATTCTAAGTATTTGCATTACAAAAATGTGTGCATTTTGGTTGTTAACAAATTGTTATTAAGGTACCACTAGTCAAAATGCCTTATTTCTATTGAATTATACAGTACGTCCGCGTGCACAGTCACTGTTAACGATGTCCAAGAAGGACGAGATCCCGCGTTTGGTTCCAATGCAATCAGGTTGTCCCAAATCTACGTATCATAAAAGAATTAAGTTTAAGTTGACTTCATACAATTACAACTAATAAAACaataagttgacaaaaaaaaactcataaaacaaCAATGCAAGCAATTTTCTTTACGATATGCTCCCACCGGTTcgaaaaaatctatgtttaaaataattgttttaaaaatatatatattttacattttcaaagcATTAATTAGTGGTTACAAAATGTGTTATTAAAACTTTATTggttaaaaaattatgaaaatagttAACTACAAGTCTACAAACATAATGTATTAATAAccacaaatttaata
The nucleotide sequence above comes from Brassica napus cultivar Da-Ae chromosome A9, Da-Ae, whole genome shotgun sequence. Encoded proteins:
- the LOC106411609 gene encoding vesicle-associated protein 1-1 isoform X2 translates to MSNSELLTVEPLDLQFPFELRKQISCSLYLTNKTDNHVAFKVKTTNPKKYCVRPNTGVVLPRSTCEVLVTMQAQKEAPSDMQCKDKFLLQGVTASPGITAKDVTPEMFSKEAGYLVEETKLRVTYVAPPQPPSPVHEGSEEGSSPRASVSDNGQASEFSRFSADKVEPQEGTSEARALITKLTEEKQSAIQLNNKLQRELEQLRRDSKRSQSGIPLMYVLLFGLIGLILGYIMKST
- the LOC106411609 gene encoding vesicle-associated protein 1-1 isoform X1, with translation MSNSELLTVEPLDLQFPFELRKQISCSLYLTNKTDNHVAFKVKTTNPKKYCVRPNTGVVLPRSTCEVLVTMQAQKEAPSDMQCKDKFLLQGVTASPGITAKDVTPEMFSKEAGYLVEETKLRVTYVAPPQPPSPVHEGSEEGSSPRASVSDNGQASEFSFQRFSADKVEPQEGTSEARALITKLTEEKQSAIQLNNKLQRELEQLRRDSKRSQSGIPLMYVLLFGLIGLILGYIMKST
- the LOC106415775 gene encoding phosphatidate cytidylyltransferase 5, chloroplastic isoform X1; amino-acid sequence: MAPFVEVCRYYKPLPFQCPCRSSPTNSLILPHLSLKYSNLRLLASKPSSHPRFNGISFNRSRVITAVARVESEHLGDDSNSKEEEERDKEVQNVEEDSSLDQQKEKSRSQFKKRVVFGLGIGLSVGGVVLAGGWVFTLALAAAVLLSAREYFELVRSKGIAQGMTPPPRYLSRVCSVICALMPILTLYFGHIDIAVTSAAFVVAMALLLQRGRNPRFSQLSSTMFGLFYCGYLPCFWVKLRCGLTAPVLGRSWPVLLGGQGHWTVGLVAILVSFCGIIASDTFAFLGGKKFQAFGKTPLISISPKKTWEGAVAGLVGCITITVLLSKSLSWPQPLVSTIAFGVLNFLGSVFGDLTESMIKRDAGVKDSGSLIPGHGGILDRVDSYIFTGALAYSFVRLHGV
- the LOC106415775 gene encoding phosphatidate cytidylyltransferase 5, chloroplastic isoform X2, whose translation is MAPFVEVCRYYKPLPFQCPCRSSPTNSLILPHLSLKYSNLRLLASKPSSHPRFNGISFNRSRVITAVARVESEHLGDDSNSKEEEERDKEVQNVEEDSSLDQQKEKSRSQFKKRVVFGLGIGLSVGGVVLAGGWVFTLALAAAVLLSAREYFELVRSKGIAQGMTPPPRYLSRVCSVICALMPILTLYFGHIDIAVTSAAFVVAMALLLQRGRNPRFSQLSSTMFGLFYCGYLPCFWVKLRCGLTAPVLGRSWPVLLGGQGHWTVGLVAILVSFCGIIASDTFAFLGGKAFGKTPLISISPKKTWEGAVAGLVGCITITVLLSKSLSWPQPLVSTIAFGVLNFLGSVFGDLTESMIKRDAGVKDSGSLIPGHGGILDRVDSYIFTGALAYSFVRLHGV
- the LOC106414701 gene encoding root meristem growth factor 10-like, whose translation is MRMLYILVGNCRLVIAISFLVLLLVVDMLRTSCFYFFVIVFVILSRTYLCEARHLAPMEKKLHVNRDNLIAKNNEEIKKLEVPSTNNTKTISSEAPIKHAVGDHGEIIDKNTKDDCRVNRASLVKTSVSSKRVSRTWKVPKYSKKLPRSDQEHPGFNLDYMQPTTHPPHHN